Genomic window (Dyadobacter fanqingshengii):
GAAGCTGGCCAACAAAGCCATCATTACTAAAAAATCGGATGGACAAATGTTTCAGCCGCTTGGTGACCTGCGGCTGAATTTTCCAGGCCATGAAAATTTCACCAATTATTACCGCGAGCTCGACATTGAACGCGCAGTTGCTAAAACCACTTACCAGGTCGACGGCGTCAATTACACCCGCGAAGTCCTCGCTTCCTTTCCAGACCGAGTGATCGTCATCCGATTAACTGCTGACAAGCCGGGTAAACTAGCATTCGACGCTTCCTATGCTTCTTTACACAAAAATAAATCCAATAAAACAACAACCTCCAAAGACCTTACCATTGCCGGAACGGCCGCGGATCACGATGGTGTAAAAGGAATGGTTCGCTTCAAAGGAATAGCCAGAATCAAAACGGAAGGCGGTTCGGTCATTGCCAATGACACTTTGTTAATGGTCAAGGGAGCCAATGCAGCCACGATCTATATTTCCATTGCAACCAATTTCAAAAACTATAATGATGTAAGCGGGGATGAAAATGCGCTGGCGGCTTCCTACTTGGACAAAGCATTTTCAAAAACTTACACTGCGATCCTGAATCCGCACATTGCAGCTTATCAGAAGTATTTTAAAAGGGTCAAATTTGACTTGGGCACCACAGATCTTGGCAAGTTGCCAACGGACGAAAGGCTGAAAAACTTCCGCAATGTCAATGATCCTGAATTGGTTACGCTTTATTATCAATATGGTCGTTATCTGCTGATTTCCAGCTCGCAGCCAGGCGGTCAGCCTGCCAATTTGCAAGGGATTTGGAACAACAAAATGATGCCGCCCTGGGATAGCAAATACACGATCAACATTAATGCGCAGATGAATTACTGGCCCGCAGAGCGCACAAACCTCAGCGAGCTGCATGAGCCGTTTTTGAAAATGGTTGAAGAATTATCTGAAACCGGAAAAGAAACGGCCAAAACCATGTACGGCGCAAGAGGCTGGATGGCGCATCACAACACGGACATTTGGCGTGCAACGGGCGCAATCGACGGCGCATTCTGGGGTATGTGGATCGCAGGCGGCGGCTGGACAAGCCAGCATTTGTGGCAGCATTATCTCTATCATGGCGACAAAGCCTATTTAGCCAAAATTTACCCGATCTTAAAAGGCGCAGCCACATTCTATGCCGATTTTTTGATAGAACATCCGAAATACAAATGGCTCGTTGTAAATCCGGGAAGCTCTCCCGAAAATGCCCCGGCAGCGCACGAAGGTTCCTCGCTGGACGCCGGAACGACGATGGATAACCAGATCGCATTTGACGTTTTCAGCAGCACAATCCGCGCAGCCGAGATCCTGAAAAAAGATGTAGCATTCACGGATTCCCTCAAACAAATGCGCAAACGCCTGCCTCCAATGCACGTTGGTCAGCACGGACAATTGCAGGAATGGCTCGACGATGTGGACGATCCAAACGACCATCACCGCCACGTTTCCCATTTGTACGGACTCTTTCCATCAGATCAAATCTCAGCTTACCGCACACCGGAATTATTCTCGGCCGCCCGCACTACATTGCTGCATCGCGGCGACGTTTCGACCGGATGGAGCATGGGCTGGAAAGTAAACTGGTGGGCCAGATTGCAGGATGGAAACCATGCGTTCACATTAATTAAAAGCCAGCTTTCGCCATTAGGAACCTCAAAAGAAGGAGGCGGCACTTACAATAATCTTTTCGACGCGCATCCGCCTTTTCAGATTGACGGCAACTTTGGCTGCACTTCGGGCATTACCGAAATGCTGATGCAAAGTGCGGACGGTTCCGTGCATTTACTTCCCGCGCTGCCGGATGTTTGGCAAGCAGGAAATATCGGCGGGCTGCTCGCGCAGGGTGGTTTTGAACTCGTGAATATGGATTGGAAAGAAGGAAAATTGACTAAGGTTGAGGTGAAATCAAAACTTGGTGGAAATTTGAGATTACGCACGCCTAATGAACTAAAATTGGCTGATGGTAAGGTAGTGAAAGTTGCTTCCGGGCAGAATGCGAATGCATTTTACCAAAATGAAGAAGTGGCCAATGCTGTTATTTCTCCGAAGGCAAATGCTTCTACGCCAGACTTGAAGAAAACATTCCTTTACGACATTCCGACGCAGGCAGGAAAAACTTATGTATTTGTTGGTCAGTAATTTAACTGTAATCGTTGACTAGTTCAATCTGTAATGATTAGAAAATTTATCTCCGCAACGCTGGTTGCATTGCTTTGCCTGGCAAAGTCTGTCTCGGCACAGACCACCAAATTGGTGAATCCGATATTGACAGGTTTTTATCCTGATCCGAGCGTGGTGCAGGTGGGCACGGACTATTATCTGGTCAATTCTACATTCTCTTATTTCCCCGGCATTCCTGTTTTTCACAGCAAAGACCTGAAAAACTGGAAACAGATCGGCAATGTCATTGACCGTGCTTCACAAATGGATTTCATGGGAGAAAAGCTGACAAGAGGACTTTTTGCGCCTGCTATCAGCTACCATAAGGGCACTTTTTACGTCACTTGCACGGACATTGATCATGATGGAAACTTTGTGGTTACTGCCAAGAATCCGGCTGGCCCGTGGAGTAATCCCATTCGTGTTCCACAAGCGCGCGGCATTGATCCGTCCCTGTTTTTTGATGAGGACAACAAGGCCTACATCATTTATAACAGCGACGCGCCTGACAGAAAACCGTTGTATTCCGGTCACAGAACGATCCGGATTTATGAAATTGATCCCGTTACTTTAAAGGTGATTGGTGAAGAAAAACAGCTGGTTAATGGTGGCGTGGATTTGAGCAAAAAGCCCGTTTGGATTGAAGCGCCGCACATTATGAAGCGAAATGGCTGGTATTATTTGTATGCAGCAGAAGGCGGGACTTCCGTCAATCATACAGAGGTCGTTTTTCGCAGCAAGTCGGTTTGGGGGCCATTTGTTCCTTATGAAAACAACCCGATTTTAACCCAAAAAGGATTGCCCGACGATCGCAAAGATCCGATCACTTCGGCTGGCCACGCGCAATTTGTGGATGGGCCGGATGGGAAAACCTACGCCATTTTCCTGGCCGTGCGGCCTTACGAAGGCAATTATTATAATACAGGCCGAGAAACATTCATCGCACCTGTGGAATGGAAAAACGACTGGCCGGTGATCAATCCGCCCAGCAACAATGCTGAATATCAATATAGTGTCAATTACAAGGAAGTAAAACAAAAAGACGCACTTCCGCAGGCAGGCAATTTTGAATACACATTGACATTCGACAAAAAGCTGGACCCGGCGTTGCTTTTCATGCGCACCATTGACAGCAGTTCCTTCTCATTATCAAAACAAAACGGCTTAACCATGAAGTTGAAACCTGAAACCATCATGGAATTAGTCAATCCTTCATTCATTGGAAAACGGCAGCAGCATTTATACTGCACCGCCGAAACGGAACTTGATTTTTCTCCTAAATCAGAAAAGGAAAAGGCAGGTCTGACAATTTTTCAAGACGAATCTCACTTTTACTTTTTGAGCAAATCGGTGGAAAATGGAAAACCTTTTGTGCAGCTTTTCAAAAGTGGTGCGGATGGAAAAAGCATGGAGCTGCTTGTCAAACAGCCTGTTACTGATGCTTTAAAACCTGTCAAACTGCGCATTGTAGCGGAAGGCGGTTTTTACAGTTTTTATTTTTCCAAAGGCGATGCGTGGGAGTTGCTTAAAGACAAAGTTGACGCCAAATTCCTGAGTACGGAAGTTGCAGGGGGCTTTATCGGATGCCTGTTTGGCATGTACGCAACTTCCTCAGGCGAGTCCACCACCAATTCCGCTTCATTTAAATACCTGAAATACAGCGGCAATGATCCCATGTTTAAAAACAAGTAACCGATTTATGCAAATGTTCATTTTTGAGAAACTGAACATTTAGAACTGATCGGGCCCAAGGAATAGGGATGGAGCATTTTTTGCTTTTAATAGATAGTCAACTGCTGGCGAAGGTTTTTTGCAGATCAATAAAATTTACCATTATGCTTAGAAATTGTCTTGTCCTTATCCTTTCTGCATGCGTTTCCATTAATGCTTTGGCACAAAAAGCGAAGCCGATACGCGTTTTGATCGTGGATGGGTTTAGTAACCACGACTGGAAGCAAACAACCGCCGTCACAAAATGGATATTGGAAGAAAGCGGGCGGTTCGCGGTGGAGGTCACTACGGTTCCGGCGGACAGTTTGGAAAGGAATGCTTGGAACCCGGATTTCAGCAAATATGAATTGATCATTCAAAATACCAACAACATTCAAAAGCCCAGTCTGCGCTGGTCAAGGCAAGCCGAAAAGCGATTGGAGGAATATGTGAAGAATGGCGGTGGTTTGTACATTCTTCATTCGGCTAACAATGCATTTCCTCATTGGAAAGAATATGACAAAATGATCGGACTGGGTTGGCGGCGGGCCTCGGAAGGATATGCGTTGGAAATTGACGCAACAAAAAGCATTACCCGGATCGCACCGGACGAAGGAAAAGGGACGGGCCATGGCGACAGGTTTAACGCATTGATCCAAGTTTTGACGCCACATCCCATCAATAAAGGATATCCGAATCAATGGCAGACGGCCAATACGGAAGTTTACTATTTCCCACGCGGACCGGCAGAAAACATTACCGTGCTTTCATGCGCTTTCGACAGCACGAGTACGAAAAAGATCTGGCCGGTGGAATGGGTTGTGAAATATGGCAAGGGACGGGTTTATAATTCAAGTTTAGGCCACCTTTGGAAAGGTGAAACTTACCCGCCGGCCTATCGCTGCATTGGTTATCAGACGACGGTTATCAGAGCAGCAGAGTGGCTGGCGACAGGAAAAGTAACGTTCCCGGTTCCTTCTAATTTTCCAACAGCGGTTACCCAGAGTCTGCGCCCGGAAGATTCGTTCAAAATGCCTTAGTATAACAGAAACGATCCATTAATGCTGAACCAATATCCTTCTTAAACCATGAAACGATTTTTATCTATTGTAATGAGCCTGATGCTGCTTGCATTCGCAAGCCTTGCGCAGGAGATTTTGAAAGAAATGCCCAAGGGTTATGACACTGTGCAATCGGGCGTGCCTGCGGGGAAGATTGATTCGGTTCAGTATCAGTCCAAAACGGTGGGGACAAAGCGTAAGGCGCTGGTTTACACGCCGCCTGGATTTGATAAAAAGAAAAAATATCCGGTTTTGTATCTTTTGCACGGCATTGGGGGGGATGAAAAGGAATGGCTGAAAGGCGGCAATCCGCAGCTGATCCTGGACAATCTTTATGCAGAAAAGAAAATCGAACCCATGATCGTGGTCATGCCAAACGGCCGGGCGATGAAGGATGATGCTGCGACGGGCAACATTATGGCGCCCGACAAGGTGGCTGCATTTGCCACATTCGAGCAGGATCTGCTGAAAGATCTGATCCCGTTCGTGGAAAGCAAATATCCCGTTTTGAAAGATAGTGAGCATCGCGCTATTGCCGGACTTTCGATGGGCGGCGGCCAGTCGCTGAACTTTGGATTGGGGAATCTCGATCAGTTTGCCTGGGTAGGAGGGTTTTCGTCTGCGCCGAATACGAAGGCTCCTGCCGAACTAATGCCAAACCCTGAGGAAGCAAAAAAGAAATTGAAATTACTGTTCATTTCCTGCGGCGATGAGGACCGGCTGATTACATTCAGCAAGCGCACGCATGATTATTTTTTTGAAAACAATGTTCCACACATCTTTTACATTGAGCCGGGCGTGCATGATTTCAAGGTTTGGAAAAATGGTTTGTATATGTTTTCTCAGTTTTTGTTCAAACCTGTGGATGTTCCTTCTTTGACCAAATACACCATTCTAGGTTCACCGGCAGCAACCAACATTCGCAATGTAAAATATCCGCAGATCCTGCCGGACAATCGGGTTGTTTTCCGCACCAAAGCGCCCAATGCACAAAAAGTGCAGGTCGATCTGGGGAAAAAGTATGATATGGTGAAAGACACTGCGGGCGTCTGGTCGGTGACGACGGATTCCATTGGCGAAGGTTTTCATTATTATTCACTGCTGATCGATGGCGTTGCATTAGCCGATCCCGCCAGCGAGACATTTTATGGAATGGGACGGATGGCGAGCGGCATTGAAATCCCATTCCGGGGCGGCGGCTATTATGCCATGCGCG
Coding sequences:
- a CDS encoding glycoside hydrolase family 95 protein produces the protein MRNFFYLLFLTVTIAGHAQSPRVQKLWYNTPSGKTWENALPVGNGRLGGMVYGNVVNETIQLNEHTLWSGGPNRNDNPEALAALPEIRKLIFDGKQKEAEKLANKAIITKKSDGQMFQPLGDLRLNFPGHENFTNYYRELDIERAVAKTTYQVDGVNYTREVLASFPDRVIVIRLTADKPGKLAFDASYASLHKNKSNKTTTSKDLTIAGTAADHDGVKGMVRFKGIARIKTEGGSVIANDTLLMVKGANAATIYISIATNFKNYNDVSGDENALAASYLDKAFSKTYTAILNPHIAAYQKYFKRVKFDLGTTDLGKLPTDERLKNFRNVNDPELVTLYYQYGRYLLISSSQPGGQPANLQGIWNNKMMPPWDSKYTININAQMNYWPAERTNLSELHEPFLKMVEELSETGKETAKTMYGARGWMAHHNTDIWRATGAIDGAFWGMWIAGGGWTSQHLWQHYLYHGDKAYLAKIYPILKGAATFYADFLIEHPKYKWLVVNPGSSPENAPAAHEGSSLDAGTTMDNQIAFDVFSSTIRAAEILKKDVAFTDSLKQMRKRLPPMHVGQHGQLQEWLDDVDDPNDHHRHVSHLYGLFPSDQISAYRTPELFSAARTTLLHRGDVSTGWSMGWKVNWWARLQDGNHAFTLIKSQLSPLGTSKEGGGTYNNLFDAHPPFQIDGNFGCTSGITEMLMQSADGSVHLLPALPDVWQAGNIGGLLAQGGFELVNMDWKEGKLTKVEVKSKLGGNLRLRTPNELKLADGKVVKVASGQNANAFYQNEEVANAVISPKANASTPDLKKTFLYDIPTQAGKTYVFVGQ
- a CDS encoding glycoside hydrolase family 43 protein, producing MIRKFISATLVALLCLAKSVSAQTTKLVNPILTGFYPDPSVVQVGTDYYLVNSTFSYFPGIPVFHSKDLKNWKQIGNVIDRASQMDFMGEKLTRGLFAPAISYHKGTFYVTCTDIDHDGNFVVTAKNPAGPWSNPIRVPQARGIDPSLFFDEDNKAYIIYNSDAPDRKPLYSGHRTIRIYEIDPVTLKVIGEEKQLVNGGVDLSKKPVWIEAPHIMKRNGWYYLYAAEGGTSVNHTEVVFRSKSVWGPFVPYENNPILTQKGLPDDRKDPITSAGHAQFVDGPDGKTYAIFLAVRPYEGNYYNTGRETFIAPVEWKNDWPVINPPSNNAEYQYSVNYKEVKQKDALPQAGNFEYTLTFDKKLDPALLFMRTIDSSSFSLSKQNGLTMKLKPETIMELVNPSFIGKRQQHLYCTAETELDFSPKSEKEKAGLTIFQDESHFYFLSKSVENGKPFVQLFKSGADGKSMELLVKQPVTDALKPVKLRIVAEGGFYSFYFSKGDAWELLKDKVDAKFLSTEVAGGFIGCLFGMYATSSGESTTNSASFKYLKYSGNDPMFKNK
- a CDS encoding ThuA domain-containing protein, whose product is MLRNCLVLILSACVSINALAQKAKPIRVLIVDGFSNHDWKQTTAVTKWILEESGRFAVEVTTVPADSLERNAWNPDFSKYELIIQNTNNIQKPSLRWSRQAEKRLEEYVKNGGGLYILHSANNAFPHWKEYDKMIGLGWRRASEGYALEIDATKSITRIAPDEGKGTGHGDRFNALIQVLTPHPINKGYPNQWQTANTEVYYFPRGPAENITVLSCAFDSTSTKKIWPVEWVVKYGKGRVYNSSLGHLWKGETYPPAYRCIGYQTTVIRAAEWLATGKVTFPVPSNFPTAVTQSLRPEDSFKMP
- a CDS encoding alpha/beta hydrolase-fold protein — translated: MKRFLSIVMSLMLLAFASLAQEILKEMPKGYDTVQSGVPAGKIDSVQYQSKTVGTKRKALVYTPPGFDKKKKYPVLYLLHGIGGDEKEWLKGGNPQLILDNLYAEKKIEPMIVVMPNGRAMKDDAATGNIMAPDKVAAFATFEQDLLKDLIPFVESKYPVLKDSEHRAIAGLSMGGGQSLNFGLGNLDQFAWVGGFSSAPNTKAPAELMPNPEEAKKKLKLLFISCGDEDRLITFSKRTHDYFFENNVPHIFYIEPGVHDFKVWKNGLYMFSQFLFKPVDVPSLTKYTILGSPAATNIRNVKYPQILPDNRVVFRTKAPNAQKVQVDLGKKYDMVKDTAGVWSVTTDSIGEGFHYYSLLIDGVALADPASETFYGMGRMASGIEIPFRGGGYYAMRDVPHGDIRVKKYLSKASNSWREMYVYTPPGYDQSTEKYPVLYLLHGGGEDQRGWATQGKTNLILDNLIAEGKAKPMLVVMMDGNPGSPMGPGSMATAGDGFLKIFESELNLGAIPFVESNFRVQADAAHRALAGLSMGGIQTLYAGVKNTDMFSSLGVFSSGWFANNDALSGPHYAFAKDNAKTINGNLKNFWISMGGEEDIAYKNCKIMLSKYDELGIKYQYSEYRGGHTWPVWRHDLFGFSQLLFK